A DNA window from Malus domestica chromosome 12, GDT2T_hap1 contains the following coding sequences:
- the LOC139189882 gene encoding trihelix transcription factor ASIL1-like, with protein sequence MEKDNEILSSSSGGSQSLASQRQNSWIRPTPTQNKTLTLALLSSEKQQGRSSGGGREDCWSEGATSVLIEAWGERYLELSEERIEGRGHWGFPEGGDLMQSGSICNRKNNVDNLLKCLDLLKSSIPSPDVC encoded by the exons ATGGAAAAGGACAACGAGATCCTATCATCGTCGTCTGGAGGAAGCCAATCTCTAGCGTCGCAGAGGCAGAACAGTTGGATCAGACCGACTCCGACtcagaacaaaaccctaaccctagctcTCTTGTCATCGGAGAAGCAGCAAGGGCGGAGCAGCGGTGGAGGAAGGGAAGATTGTTGGAGCGAAGGGGCGACATCGGTGTTGATCGAGGCGTGGGGGGAGAGGTACTTGGAGCTGAGCGAGGAGAGAATTGAGGGAAGGGGTCATTGG GGATTTCCAGAGGGTGGTGATTTGATGCAAAGTGGGAGCATTTGCAACAGAAAAAATAATGTTGATAATCTTTTAAAATGTCTCGATCTGTTAAAGAGCTCTATACCGTCACCTGATGTCTGTTAA
- the LOC103423466 gene encoding uncharacterized protein → MADTLDDLAFWLPTQILNDEDPPAMELNSNAKKSGGFGLRFDADAPKALLPFEFPYGGAFGVSSDFSSPVESSETESDEEDYLTGLTRQMAYSTLDDEFNFKHSNSAFASEKPKGWVASGSPQSTLYAVSSGCGCGQGSSRGSPNAQSPPATWDLLHAAAGEVAKMSMNQSRGLLDPPRKPSPVSVPTNNPDAAYCFHQQSLSHKHLRAAQFKLLRQQQMMKEQSAAVWGAQTRYPPPQTQPQTHPNFQTRARNTLNILNARPVGLSPSAWPPLQQAKQQQEYNRKGSGLRAVYLGNQYPSAKIERSGTGVFLPRQVGTESETRKKPVCSTVLLPARVVQALNLNIDDMQHPQLQRRFNGKLNSDYEVALQLRSNAAARTAISQQKRIIRPQAAVGSEIRLPQEWTY, encoded by the exons ATGGCTGATACGTTAGATGACCTTGCGTTTTGGCTCCCCACCCAGATTCTCAACGACGAAGACCCACCCGCCATGGAGCTCAACTCCAACGCCAAGAAAAGTGGGGGGTTCGGATTACGGTTCGACGCTGATGCTCCGAAGGCTCTGTTGCCGTTTGAGTTTCCTTACGGCGGTGCTTTTGGGGTTTCGTCGGATTTCAGTTCGCCGGTCGAGTCGAGCGAGACTGAGAGCGATGAGGAAGACTACCTCACCGGGCTGACCCGCCAAATGGCTTACTCTACTCTCGACGACGAGTTCAACTTCAAGCACTCCAACTCTGCTTTCGCCTCCGAGAAGCCAAAG GGTTGGGTCGCTTCTGGTTCTCCCCAATCGACTCTCTACGCAGTCAGCAGTGGTTGCGGTTGCGGACAGGGCTCGAGCCGCGGAAGCCCAAACGCCCAGTCGCCGCCGGCCACCTGGGATCTGCTGCATGCAGCTGCAGGGGAAGTTGCCAAGATGAGCATGAACCAAAGCAGAGGCCTCCTGGATCCTCCACGAAAGCCTTCCCCCGTCTCTGTCCCCACCAACAACCCAGATGCTGCTTATTGCTTCCACCAGCAGTCGCTTTCTCACAAGCACTTGCGAGCCGCTCAG TTTAAGCTGTTGAGGCAGCAACAGATGATGAAGGAGCAGAGCGCGGCGGTCTGGGGAGCACAAACTCGATATCCTCCGCCGCAGACTCAGCCGCAGACCCACCCAAACTTCCAAACCAGAGCGAGAAACACTCTCAACATTCTCAACGCTCGGCCTGTGGGTTTGTCGCCATCTGCATGGCCGCCTCTGCAACAAGCTAAGCAGCAGCAAGAGTACAACAGAAAGGGGTCCGGATTGAGAGCTGTTTATCTCGGAAACCAATACCCATCTGCCAAAATTGAGCGTTCCGGCACCGGCGTCTTCTTACCCCGCCAAGTTGGCACCGAATCCGAAACCCGCAAGAAGCCAG TTTGCTCCACAGTTCTACTCCCAGCTCGAGTCGTGCAGGCTCTGAACCTGAACATTGATGACATGCAACATCCCCAGCTTCAGCGTCGTTTTAATGGCAAACTGAACTCTGATTACG AGGTTGCTCTTCAGCTTCGGAGCAACGCCGCCGCCAGAACCGCCATTTCGCAGCAGAAGCGCATCATTCGGCCGCAGGCGGCAGTAGGCAGCGAGATAAGGCTCCCCCAGGAGTGGACTTATTAG